One window of Ailuropoda melanoleuca isolate Jingjing chromosome 3, ASM200744v2, whole genome shotgun sequence genomic DNA carries:
- the LOC100478374 gene encoding olfactory receptor 2M3 translates to MAWGNQNFTSDFILLGIFNHSPTHIFLFSLVLVIFLVAFMGNTAMILLIYLDPQLHTPMYFLLSQLSLMDLMLITTTVPKMAFNYLSGSKSISVAGCATQIFFYTSLLGCECFLLAVMAYDRYIAICHPLRYPNLMSPKICGLITVSSWILGSTDGVIDAVATFSFSYCGSREIAQFFCDFPSLLIISCNDTSTFEDVLFYCCIIMIIFPVAVIIASYARVILAVVRMASSEGRQKAFATCSSHLMVVGMYYGAVLFMYMRPTSDRSPTQDKMVSVFYTILTPILNPLIYSLCNKEVAKAFMNVLGKGKSGQ, encoded by the coding sequence ATGGCATGGGGCAATCAGAATTTCACCTCTGATTTCATCCTTCTGGGAATCTTCAATCACAGCCCCACCcacatcttccttttctctttggtctTGGTCATCTTCTTAGTGGCCTTCATGGGAAACACTGCTATGATTCTCCTTATCTACCTGGACCCCCagctccacacccccatgtacttcctTCTCAGCCAACTGTCCCTCATGGACCTCATGCTCATCACCACCACTGTACCCAAGATGGCCTTCAACTACTTGTCTGGCAGCAAGTCCATTTCTGTGGCAGGTTGTGCCACACAAATTTTCTTCTATACATCACTACTTGGCTGTGAATGCTTCCTGTTGGCAGTCATGGCTTATGACCGCTATATTGCCATTTGCCACCCTCTAAGATATCCCAATCTTATGAGTCCCAAAATTTGTGGACTTATAACTGTGTCTTCCTGGATCCTGGGTTCTACTGATGGTGTCATTGATGCTGTAgctacattttccttttcctattgtGGGTCCCGGGAAATAGCCCAGTTCTTCTGTGATTTTCCTTCCCTGCTAATCATCTCATGCAATGACACATCAACATTTGAAGATGTTCTTTTCTACTGCTgtataataatgattattttcccTGTAGCAGTAATCATTGCTTCCTATGCTCGTGTTATTCTGGCTGTCGTTCGCATGGCGTCTAGTGAGGGTCGCCAAAAAGCATTTGCCACATGTTCCTCTCACCTCATGGTGGTAGGAATGTACTATGGAGCAGTTTTGTTCATGTACATGAGGCCCACTTCAGATCGTTCCCCCACCCAGGACAAAATGGTTTCTGTCTTCTACACCATCCTTACTCCCATTCTGAATCCCCTCATCTACAGCCTCTGCAACAAGGAAGTGGCAAAAGCATTCATGAACGTATTAGGGAAGGGCAAGTCTGGACAATAA